In one window of Chryseobacterium viscerum DNA:
- a CDS encoding S9 family peptidase, translating to MKKIFYVLLLLIGVHTARAQDVPVLDRGLFFGNPEISGGQLSPDGKWISFTKEYGGIMNIWVKKIDEPFEKARPLTDSKRPMNGYFWSEDGKYILYVKDGNGDENMNIFAVDPMAKVTTGVPESRNITPLKDVTAQIYMVSRKDPDLLMIGLNNRDKAWHDLYSLKISTGELKKIYENTDRITSYEFDWDEKLRVLSKTDDKGTTQFFYKEGDKLTPIYETLVTESAYISNWNEDNSKFYLVTNKGNLDKSTLFLMDPKTKQITKIESDPKDKVDFGGLFLDRNTRKMIYTSYTGDKTEYYWKDKTWEANYKFLQSKFPGREVNFSSSTNDYSKFLVAVGGDKYASEAYFFDAKTKQLLFQYTPRTELKKVEKYLAAMTPISYKSSDGLEIPAYLTLPVGSSGKNVPVVVLVHGGPKGPRDYWGYNSTVQFLANRGYAVLQPNFRASGGYGKKFQNGGDLQWGKLMQDDITWGVKYLIDQGIADKNKVVIMGGSYGGYATLAGLAFTPDVYAAGVDIVGPSNLFTLLDSVPAYWEAARAFLYGMVGDPKTEEGKKRMQEASPLFSVDKINKPLLIVQGANDPRVKQAEADQIVIALRDKGKKVNYILADDEGHGFRKPVNSMAMYAETEKFLAEVIGGRYQKEMPENVAKRLKEMTVDISKVTYTPAKTEKAAGASK from the coding sequence ATGAAAAAAATCTTTTATGTATTGCTCCTGCTCATAGGAGTTCATACAGCACGAGCACAGGACGTCCCGGTACTGGACAGAGGTTTATTCTTTGGTAACCCGGAAATTTCCGGAGGACAATTGAGTCCGGATGGGAAATGGATTTCCTTTACGAAAGAATATGGAGGCATCATGAATATCTGGGTAAAAAAAATTGATGAACCTTTTGAAAAAGCACGCCCCCTAACAGACAGCAAGCGCCCAATGAATGGATATTTCTGGTCAGAAGACGGAAAGTATATTCTTTATGTAAAAGATGGTAATGGTGATGAAAACATGAATATTTTCGCCGTTGATCCCATGGCAAAAGTAACCACCGGAGTTCCGGAATCAAGGAATATAACACCTCTTAAAGATGTAACTGCCCAGATCTACATGGTAAGCAGAAAAGATCCTGATCTATTGATGATTGGCCTGAACAATCGTGATAAGGCATGGCATGATTTATATTCATTGAAAATTTCTACAGGCGAACTGAAAAAGATTTACGAGAATACAGACCGTATCACAAGCTATGAATTTGACTGGGATGAAAAATTAAGAGTTCTGTCCAAAACAGATGATAAGGGAACTACCCAGTTTTTTTATAAAGAAGGAGATAAACTCACTCCTATTTATGAGACTTTAGTAACAGAAAGCGCCTATATCTCAAACTGGAACGAAGATAATTCTAAATTCTATCTGGTAACCAACAAAGGAAATCTTGACAAATCTACCTTATTCCTGATGGACCCGAAAACCAAACAGATTACAAAAATAGAAAGCGATCCTAAAGATAAAGTGGATTTCGGAGGATTGTTCCTGGACAGAAATACCAGAAAGATGATTTATACCTCTTATACCGGAGATAAAACAGAGTATTACTGGAAAGACAAAACCTGGGAGGCAAACTATAAATTTCTGCAAAGTAAATTCCCTGGAAGAGAAGTTAATTTTTCAAGTTCAACCAACGACTATTCTAAATTTTTAGTTGCTGTGGGAGGTGATAAATATGCTTCAGAAGCTTACTTCTTCGATGCCAAGACAAAACAGCTGCTATTTCAGTATACTCCAAGAACAGAATTAAAAAAAGTTGAAAAGTATCTGGCAGCTATGACTCCTATCAGCTATAAAAGCAGTGACGGCCTTGAAATTCCGGCTTATCTGACATTACCCGTAGGTTCATCCGGCAAAAATGTTCCTGTAGTTGTATTGGTTCATGGAGGACCAAAAGGTCCGAGGGATTATTGGGGATACAATTCAACAGTACAGTTTTTAGCCAACCGGGGATATGCTGTACTGCAACCAAACTTCAGAGCAAGTGGCGGTTATGGTAAAAAATTCCAGAATGGCGGAGATCTTCAGTGGGGAAAACTAATGCAGGATGATATCACCTGGGGCGTAAAATACCTTATTGATCAGGGAATTGCAGATAAAAATAAAGTAGTGATTATGGGAGGAAGCTACGGTGGATATGCAACACTTGCAGGCCTGGCTTTCACTCCTGATGTATATGCTGCAGGTGTAGATATCGTAGGGCCAAGTAACCTCTTTACTCTATTAGATTCAGTTCCTGCTTATTGGGAGGCTGCACGCGCTTTCCTTTATGGGATGGTAGGTGATCCCAAAACTGAAGAAGGCAAAAAACGCATGCAGGAAGCAAGCCCTTTATTCAGTGTAGATAAAATCAATAAGCCATTACTGATTGTTCAGGGAGCTAATGATCCAAGAGTAAAACAGGCTGAAGCAGATCAGATTGTCATTGCGCTTCGTGATAAAGGCAAAAAGGTTAACTATATTCTTGCTGATGATGAAGGCCATGGATTCCGTAAACCTGTAAACAGCATGGCGATGTATGCTGAAACCGAAAAATTCCTTGCAGAAGTAATTGGGGGAAGATATCAGAAAGAAATGCCTGAAAATGTAGCAAAACGTCTGAAAGAAATGACCGTTGATATTTCAAAAGTGACTTATACACCAGCAAAAACTGAAAAAGCTGCAGGAGCTTCTAAATAA
- a CDS encoding FAD-dependent monooxygenase, with protein MNTISIIGAGIGGLTLGNVLKQHQYDFSIYESAPEIKPVGAGIMMAINAMQVFDRLGLKEKIENAGNKIHRIVIANESLQLISKTEILELETKYNSCNVAIHRADLQKILAENLNSDSIILNHSLQKIRKEENYILDFENGNKIESKIIFGADGIKSPVRNQILKTGTIRNSGQKCWRGLVDFDLPERHHQEAFEMWGKGKRFGFVKISDKKVYWYACINEKSFERHLEIAEIFKDFAPLVLQLIEATANENIICNIISDLAPIPQWYSENLCLIGDSAHATTPNMGQGACQAIEDAYIIGKLLDEHQDFNIIFEKFQNIRRKKVDYIVNTSRNIGKVSQWEKGNSLRNFLMGLIPESINQKMAKKIIELEM; from the coding sequence ATGAACACCATTTCAATCATCGGAGCCGGAATCGGGGGACTTACCCTCGGAAATGTACTGAAACAGCACCAGTATGATTTTTCGATCTATGAATCTGCTCCCGAAATAAAACCTGTGGGAGCTGGAATTATGATGGCCATAAATGCAATGCAGGTTTTTGACCGATTGGGTTTAAAAGAAAAGATTGAAAATGCAGGTAATAAAATTCACAGAATTGTTATCGCTAACGAATCCTTACAGCTTATTTCAAAAACAGAAATTCTGGAGCTGGAAACTAAGTACAACTCCTGTAATGTTGCCATTCACCGGGCGGATCTTCAGAAAATCCTAGCTGAAAATTTAAATTCTGATTCCATAATACTGAACCATTCATTACAAAAAATAAGAAAAGAGGAAAACTATATTTTAGACTTTGAAAACGGAAATAAGATTGAAAGTAAAATCATTTTTGGAGCAGACGGCATAAAATCTCCTGTCCGAAACCAGATCCTGAAAACCGGAACCATAAGGAACTCCGGGCAGAAATGCTGGCGTGGTCTGGTAGATTTTGATCTGCCGGAAAGACATCATCAGGAAGCTTTTGAGATGTGGGGAAAAGGAAAACGTTTTGGATTTGTAAAAATTTCTGATAAAAAAGTGTACTGGTACGCCTGTATCAATGAAAAAAGTTTTGAAAGACATCTTGAAATTGCAGAGATCTTTAAGGATTTTGCTCCATTAGTTTTACAACTTATTGAAGCTACAGCGAATGAAAATATTATTTGTAATATCATTTCCGACCTCGCTCCTATTCCTCAATGGTACTCTGAAAATCTTTGTCTGATTGGAGATTCCGCACACGCTACAACTCCCAATATGGGACAAGGTGCCTGCCAGGCCATTGAAGATGCTTATATCATTGGAAAATTACTGGATGAGCATCAGGATTTCAATATCATTTTTGAAAAATTCCAAAATATCAGAAGGAAAAAAGTAGATTATATTGTTAATACAAGCCGCAATATCGGAAAGGTTTCTCAATGGGAAAAGGGAAATTCGCTCCGTAATTTTCTAATGGGACTGATTCCTGAAAGCATTAATCAGAAAATGGCTAAAAAGATAATTGAACTGGAAATGTAG
- a CDS encoding GNAT family N-acetyltransferase, whose translation MKYTTQWLTDKSRVKELVDFFITHKTDSYISHGEMMSGRAIDSHHWNPDLEVILTEQLITDFNSDGSSKLNILITENEDGEIVGMMVFNVINSPFKKYAILEDMLLDQSVRGQSLGSTLLEKAIHESKNWNISFILLESGVNNHGAHNFFSKYGFKKVSESYILTL comes from the coding sequence ATGAAATATACTACCCAATGGCTTACCGATAAAAGCCGCGTAAAAGAACTCGTAGACTTTTTTATTACTCATAAAACAGATTCTTATATTTCTCATGGCGAAATGATGTCCGGCAGAGCTATAGATTCACACCACTGGAATCCTGATCTTGAAGTGATTCTGACAGAACAACTGATTACAGATTTTAATTCTGACGGCAGTTCCAAGCTGAATATTTTAATTACAGAAAATGAAGATGGGGAAATTGTCGGCATGATGGTTTTCAACGTGATCAACAGCCCTTTTAAAAAGTATGCGATTCTGGAAGACATGCTTCTGGATCAGTCTGTGAGAGGCCAATCCCTTGGAAGTACTCTTCTGGAAAAGGCTATTCATGAATCTAAAAACTGGAATATCAGCTTTATTCTTCTGGAAAGCGGAGTCAATAATCATGGCGCTCACAATTTTTTTAGTAAGTACGGTTTTAAAAAGGTATCGGAAAGCTATATTTTAACATTATAA
- a CDS encoding RNA polymerase sigma factor RpoD/SigA, whose translation MRQLKITKQVTNRETASLDKYLQEIGKVELITADEEVELAQRIRAGDRAALEKLIKANLRFVVSVSKQYQNQGLSLPDLINEGNLGLMKAAKRYDETRGFKFISYAVWWIRQSILQALAEQSRIVRLPLNKIGSINKINKAYAHLEQENERPPSPEELAEVLDMSEEDIKESMKNSGRHLSMDAPLVEGEDSNLYDVLRSGESPSPDKDLMLESLQIEIERALNTLTPREADLVRLYFGLNGKHPMTLEEIGETFDLTRERVRQIKEKAIKRLKHNTRSKILKSYLGK comes from the coding sequence ATGAGACAATTAAAAATCACTAAGCAGGTTACCAACAGGGAAACTGCTTCATTAGACAAGTATTTGCAGGAAATTGGTAAAGTGGAACTGATCACTGCGGACGAAGAAGTAGAATTGGCACAAAGAATACGTGCTGGCGACAGAGCCGCACTGGAGAAATTAATCAAAGCCAACCTTCGTTTCGTAGTTTCTGTATCTAAGCAATACCAAAATCAAGGTCTTTCTTTACCCGATTTGATCAATGAAGGTAACTTAGGATTAATGAAAGCGGCAAAAAGGTACGATGAAACTAGAGGTTTCAAATTTATCTCTTATGCAGTATGGTGGATCCGTCAATCAATTTTACAGGCTTTGGCTGAGCAGTCAAGAATTGTAAGACTTCCGTTGAATAAAATTGGTTCCATCAACAAAATCAATAAAGCATACGCTCACCTTGAGCAGGAAAATGAAAGACCACCTTCTCCGGAAGAATTGGCTGAAGTTCTTGACATGAGCGAAGAAGATATCAAAGAATCTATGAAAAACTCCGGAAGACACCTGTCTATGGATGCACCTTTAGTAGAAGGTGAAGATTCTAATCTTTATGATGTATTACGTTCTGGAGAATCTCCAAGTCCTGATAAAGATCTGATGCTTGAATCTCTGCAAATTGAGATTGAAAGAGCATTGAATACTTTGACGCCAAGAGAGGCTGACTTAGTAAGACTATACTTCGGACTGAACGGAAAACACCCAATGACTTTAGAGGAAATTGGTGAGACTTTCGATCTTACAAGAGAGAGAGTTCGTCAGATCAAAGAAAAAGCAATTAAGAGACTAAAACACAATACCAGAAGTAAGATCCTTAAATCTTACCTGGGTAAATAA
- a CDS encoding S1/P1 nuclease, whose amino-acid sequence MKSIYSKILILAFMASSLYSYAWGLTGHRVIADIAQNHLSRKARREIKKIMGKERLAYWANWPDFIKSDTTGAWKQASSWHYVNIDPMTDFKAFEQNLKAQAGPSLYTQVNTLSSQIKDKNTSEKDRKIALIFLIHIMGDLAQPLHVGRAEDLGGNKINVTYFGEKTNLHSVWDGKLVDSQKYSYTEYSKLLDIKSKEEVAQIQSGTLEDWLYDSHKIANKIYAQTPNDSKLSYDYQYKFNETMERQLLYGGLRLAKVLNEFF is encoded by the coding sequence ATGAAAAGTATTTATTCTAAAATTCTGATTTTAGCATTCATGGCCTCTTCACTTTATTCTTATGCGTGGGGATTAACGGGACACAGGGTTATTGCAGACATTGCACAAAACCACCTTTCCCGCAAAGCAAGAAGAGAGATTAAAAAGATCATGGGAAAAGAGCGTCTGGCTTACTGGGCCAACTGGCCGGATTTTATCAAATCTGATACCACAGGCGCATGGAAGCAGGCTTCATCATGGCATTATGTAAACATCGATCCAATGACTGATTTTAAAGCTTTTGAACAAAATTTAAAAGCACAGGCAGGACCAAGCCTTTACACTCAGGTAAACACCTTGTCTAGCCAGATCAAAGACAAAAACACTTCTGAAAAAGACAGAAAAATTGCTTTAATTTTCCTTATCCATATTATGGGAGATCTTGCACAGCCTCTTCACGTAGGAAGAGCGGAAGATTTAGGTGGAAACAAAATCAATGTTACTTATTTCGGGGAAAAAACTAATTTACACTCTGTTTGGGACGGAAAATTGGTAGATTCTCAAAAATACAGTTACACAGAATATTCTAAGCTTTTAGATATCAAATCTAAAGAAGAAGTAGCACAGATACAATCCGGGACACTGGAAGACTGGTTATATGATTCTCATAAAATTGCCAACAAGATCTATGCACAGACTCCTAACGATTCTAAATTATCTTACGATTACCAATATAAATTCAATGAAACGATGGAAAGGCAACTTCTATACGGAGGATTGAGACTTGCGAAAGTATTAAATGAGTTTTTCTAA
- a CDS encoding type VI secretion system baseplate subunit TssG, whose amino-acid sequence MYETNIVDMHYNKLQTDFKAEAVAVNLLKYHRAVSNIFIERVGVNDRAYLKDIKSISSSYLGFDEEVFTIESYREGIYDYLPEGLFHPPSLGASRKNVDTVVREIRKQKRVEDDARKFFRPFELEVFFTEISALLKESEFDITSNTDSLLETVSELWPLIKMLDKQNAYIFMHILPFFHHIRGDKKWFERCMTAFLQVPVNVTFSPNIIDEIEKNDNSMLLGNSRLGVTYIPSGPHMDGQRNWVVNIGPIPYGDMKKYIPGSPFRNVLQSLYDYFLPVTVDVEENFVTEKEEYSFSLEDDGRNASRLGYSTFL is encoded by the coding sequence ATGTATGAGACTAATATTGTAGATATGCATTACAATAAGCTGCAGACAGACTTTAAGGCTGAAGCTGTGGCTGTTAATCTATTGAAATACCACCGTGCGGTAAGCAATATATTTATTGAGCGTGTAGGCGTGAACGACCGTGCTTACCTGAAGGATATAAAGAGCATTTCAAGCAGCTATTTAGGATTTGATGAGGAAGTATTTACCATAGAGAGTTACAGAGAGGGTATTTATGACTATCTTCCGGAAGGATTATTTCATCCGCCATCTCTTGGAGCTTCCAGAAAGAATGTAGATACTGTGGTAAGGGAAATCCGCAAACAGAAAAGGGTAGAAGATGATGCCCGTAAGTTTTTCCGTCCTTTTGAACTGGAAGTTTTTTTTACGGAAATCAGTGCTTTACTTAAAGAATCAGAATTTGATATTACAAGCAATACAGATTCTTTATTGGAAACGGTAAGTGAGCTTTGGCCTCTGATAAAGATGCTGGATAAACAGAATGCTTATATTTTTATGCATATTCTGCCGTTTTTCCATCATATTCGGGGAGACAAAAAATGGTTTGAGAGATGTATGACCGCTTTTCTACAGGTACCGGTAAACGTAACTTTTTCACCCAATATCATTGATGAGATTGAGAAAAATGATAATTCCATGTTATTGGGAAATTCAAGATTAGGAGTCACCTATATTCCAAGCGGACCTCATATGGACGGGCAGCGAAACTGGGTGGTAAATATTGGTCCGATTCCTTATGGAGACATGAAAAAATATATCCCAGGAAGTCCGTTCAGAAATGTACTTCAGTCACTGTATGATTATTTTCTTCCGGTAACAGTTGACGTGGAAGAGAATTTTGTTACAGAAAAAGAGGAATATTCATTCAGTCTTGAAGACGATGGAAGAAATGCCAGCCGCCTTGGATACTCTACATTCCTCTAA
- a CDS encoding TssN family type VI secretion system protein, producing MEISSVKGIFLRYILMPLIAIIMMVILGVIRRNKPAIKIKVIIIYVLLCSLCLAIPGFFGFAGNLFNPYWYLIAQVIYLIFGIIHVNLLHKYFKKHIESLAMSILFESLLSLTCIALGGYLFTLIFNWMSKGTGYAVMAATSMLIFVVPMVFYYCYIQFITIPFDIYKTWRYSPEQKLPDFEGADFDRLMVLNVELSKKLEDTNRFRIKAKTLPTGVTFGDWFYRVVDDYNHKNPGSVIHLSDEGNEPYYWIFYTKKSFFSFRKYIDFDHDITTNSISENEVVICKRVIQHEEEGVARKS from the coding sequence ATGGAAATTTCTTCAGTAAAAGGTATTTTTTTAAGGTATATCTTAATGCCTTTAATCGCAATTATTATGATGGTTATACTGGGTGTAATCCGAAGAAATAAACCTGCGATAAAAATTAAAGTAATTATTATATACGTGCTTCTGTGCAGTTTATGCCTGGCCATACCGGGATTTTTCGGATTTGCCGGAAATCTCTTTAATCCGTACTGGTATCTCATCGCACAGGTTATTTATCTTATTTTTGGGATTATTCATGTGAATTTGTTGCATAAGTATTTCAAAAAGCACATCGAATCCCTGGCAATGAGTATTCTGTTTGAGTCTCTGCTTTCATTGACTTGTATTGCTTTGGGAGGATATCTTTTCACTCTGATCTTTAACTGGATGAGTAAAGGAACAGGATATGCTGTAATGGCGGCAACAAGTATGCTGATCTTTGTAGTTCCCATGGTATTTTATTACTGTTATATCCAGTTTATTACGATTCCTTTTGATATTTATAAAACATGGAGATATTCACCGGAGCAGAAACTGCCTGATTTTGAAGGAGCAGATTTTGACAGATTAATGGTATTGAATGTTGAATTGAGCAAAAAATTAGAAGATACCAACCGTTTCAGAATCAAGGCAAAAACACTACCAACGGGGGTTACTTTCGGAGATTGGTTCTACAGGGTAGTAGATGATTACAACCATAAGAATCCGGGATCTGTTATTCACCTTTCTGACGAAGGAAATGAGCCTTACTATTGGATCTTTTACACTAAAAAATCGTTTTTCAGTTTCAGAAAATATATAGATTTCGACCACGACATTACAACAAACAGCATTTCTGAAAATGAAGTGGTGATTTGTAAGAGAGTCATTCAGCATGAAGAGGAGGGAGTCGCAAGAAAATCATAA